In Thermobaculum terrenum ATCC BAA-798, the DNA window AACCAGCGTTAGGCGTGATCATTACGAGACCACCGAGAACACCGCTTATAGCCATGATTGCATCATAACGACCATCGACAGCTTTGCTCATCAACATAGACACAAGGCCAGCTGCAGCTGCGGCCACAGTAGTAGCAAGTGCAGCAGATACACCTTGCAGATTAGGTTCAAGACTGCTGCCGCCGTTGAATCCAAACCAGCCAAACCACAGGAGAGCGGTACCTATGACAGCGAGAGGTATGTTGTTAGCGTACTTTTCACTAGCTTCCTTAGCTGCCAAATCCTCATAGCCACTTGGAACTACAGTGGACTTCTTGAACTTGACGAATGGAGCATGCGAGGATAGTGTGGCTCTCCGCTTCAAGCTAGCTCCAAGTGCTAGGGTTATAGCAAGCCCAGCAAATCCAGCCTGAGCATGAACTACAACTCCGCCCGCAAAGTCACGCACCCCCATGCCATCTAGCCAACCTGTTCGCGTGCCCAATGTGGCAAACAAACCATTAGGGCTCCATACCAAGTGAGCAACCAGTGGGTAGAGTATGAGAGAGAAGAACAGCGAGTAAAGCAGCCACGCACTGAATTTTATACGTTCAGACACGCCAGCACCTATTAACGCCAGCGTGACGGTAGCAAACATCATCTGGAAGAGCACATAGGCATAGAGTGGTACACCTCCAGTTGCACTTCCGTCCGTAAATATAGTTGGCCAAGCGGATTGAGGATCACCACCAAAGAGGTAATGTATTGGGTTACCTATAATACCAGCCATGGTTGATGGGCTGAAAGCTAGACCGAACCCTATTATCAAAAATATTACCATCATCACTGAAGCTGCAGATAGGCTCTTCATTAGGCCATGCACTACATTCTTTTGTCGTGTGAGCCCTGCCTCCAGCATGCCTATCGAGGGCACCATTATAAATACCAAGAAAGCTCCCAGGAGAACCCAAAGAGTTCCCGGGACACTGATACTTATAGATCCATCACCTAAGGCACTAAGCAACTTCTCCGGCATCTCTTTACCCTCCACAATTTCTTTTGATTGCATACTATTCCTGAACTATGGGCGTTATATACGTCACAAGGCCGGAATAATCAGGAGGTGTTTGTGCATACTGCACAAATGGAACGTCATAATGAATAAGAACGTTACCTATATGCCATAAACATGGCATACGTTTACACTCGCTGTTATAATTCGGCAACATTTGATGTAGGCTACAAGAAACTCTTGATAGTAGGTGAAAGTACCTAGAGCATGACCGAAATAGAGGCTAAGCAAACAGAACAGGGCTTAAACATAAGGGACCAGATACTTCGTCCGCGTACGATAATTTCTTTTCTTATATCCTTAGTAATACTTATCTTCATATTTGCAAGACAAAACATTCCTGTAAAGGAAGTTATTGATAATGCACGCAATGCCAACCTACTATTCCTGGTTTTAGGTTTCGCTTTCTACTACGCTACATTCTATGTACGTACCATAAGATGGCAGCAAGTGCTGAATAACTCTGGCTATTCCAGCACAAATGATGCTCAGCTCCCGGGTACGCTAGGTCTTCTTAGAATTATTCTTCTCTCCTGGTTCGCCAACTCAGTACTGCCCGCTAAGCTAGGAGACGGTTACCGAGGATACCTATTGAAGAGAAACGCCAAAGTATCTTTCTCCAAGACCATGGGAACCATATTTGCCGAGAGAGTAGCAGATGTAGGGGTATTGTTCACACTTTTATTAGTGTCAGGAATAATAGCTTTCAGAACCAAGCTGCCTCCACATTTTGTGCTCTTGGTAACACTTGGTGGAACCCTTGCACTGGCTAGTTTTGGCATACTGGCCTCTGTTAAGTACGTCAGCGTGTATGTCCATAAGATCCTTCCGGGTAGGGTACGACCTTTCTACTCAAGATTGGAAGAGGGTATACTACTTGCATTTAGCAGAAGGCTAGATAGAATATTGTTGCTCACCGCTCTAATATGGATTTTGGAAAGCGCAAGATTCTGGGCGGTAGCGGTTGCCTTAGGAGCAAGTCTCACAATATCACAGGTGATATTCTTGGCGCTTGCCGCCTCTCTGCTTACGACCATTCCCTTCACACCTGCGGGATTTGGCGTAGTAGAGGGTGCGGTGATAACAGTACTACAATGGGTATATGTTGAGAAATCTCTAGCGGGTTCAATAGCGCTAATAGACCGCGGCATAACTTATTGGAGTGTCTTACTCGTAGGTGGACTCCTATATTTAGTTAGTGGGAATAAATAGATCGAGGGAAAATAGCGAAGCAATGCTTGATTCAAATCTAAAGGCATCTGCGAACATTAATGGAAAGCTATCATTGATACTGCCCGCTCGCAATGAAGAGGCAAACCTCCCCCGCGTCTTGGGGAGATGTATAGAAGTCCTCAACGAGACCCTGCCTGACTGGGAAATAATAGTCGTAAATGACGGTAGTCAGGATAAAACGGGAGAGATAGCTGAAGGCTTTGCAGCAAGGGATAGCAGGATAAGGGTAATTCATCATCCCCGAAATCTAGGCTACGGCTCGGCGTGGAGAAGCGGCTTCGCTGCCGCTCATGGTCAATATATTATGTGCATGGATTCTGACGGCCAGTTTGACATTGGAGACATCTCGTTGCTCTTACCTTATGTCAACCACTATGACATAGTTGCCGGTTACAGGACAAAGAGGCAAGATCCAGCACATCGTAAAGTGAACGCAGCTATATTTCATCTAGCAGCGAAGTTACTATTTGGCATACACCTTAAGGATATAGACTGCGGTTTCAAGATCTTTAGGGCAAGCCTTATAAAGAGCCTGCCTCTTAAGGCACCTGGGGCTCTGATAAATCTAGAGATATTTTCTTTCGCTAAGCTACGCAAGGCTTCAATAATAGAAGTAGGTGTGCATCACTATCCTCGCACCGCAGGTGTATCTACAGGTGCCAAACCTTCTGTAGTGCTGCAAGCGATGGCGGAAATACTCTTGTTGCGCCTCAGGGTATGGAAGGAAAGGATAAAAGTCTCCCCCTTGGTCGGAGCAGGCGCAGCTATCGGTGCCTTATTTGCAGTCCTAGGGATAGCGACAAGAGCTAGGAATAGGACGCGCAAAGAAAGGCATTAGACCTATATGCTATAATGCCGCTTGTGTGCACCCCCAGAGCGGAGTACGTTGGATGAACAACGCCTTTCTACCAGATTACCTTAGAAGAATAGATAAGCTAAGGAAATCACTCGCTGATCATGAGCTGGATGCTTTACTGGTCTTCAGTCAGGCAAACCGGCGTTACCTGACAGGATTCACAGCCAGAGACGTAGCCATAGGAGAGAGTTCAGGATACGTACTTATCACTCAAGAGAAAGCGTTGCTACTTGTTAACTCTCTGTATATTGAGCATGCTCAAAAAGAGGTCACAGCAGTAGAGCCATTTCTCGTAAAGGATAAGCCAAACATCGTTATATCTGATCTGCTAAGGTATCTGGGGCTACACAAGGTTGGCTTCGAAAGAGACTATGTAACATACGGGTTTATAGATGATCTTAGGTCCCACCTTGAAGACCGAGTAGAGCTTATCCCCGTCAAGGGGCTGGTAGAAGCTCAGCGAGTTATCAAAGACCCTTATGAACAGAATATGATCAGCGAAGCTGCCAAGATAGCTGATGCTGCATTTAGTAAGATGCTAGATCAGATATCCCCAGGGATGACAGAAAAGCAGGTCGCCAGATTACTAGATAATCTTATGATAGAGCTGGGAGCCGAAGGCCCCTCGTTTGAGACGATAGTTGCTGCTGGTCCAAATGCTGCCAGGCCACACCATGAGCCTACCGATAGACCAGTCCAAGAAGGAGAACCCATAATAGTAGATATGGGAGCTTTCTACCGTGGCTATTGCTCTGATATGACCCGCACATTCTGCTTAGGTAAACCAGACTCTAAGTTTGAAGAGGTTTATAACATTGTACTGGAGGCACATAATACTGCGAGATCAGCAATAAGGGCGGGACTTGACGGTGGGGAAATCGACGCTATAGCTAGAGGAATAATCGATCAGGCAGGTTACGGAGAAGCTTTCACCCATAGTCTGGGACACGGTGTAGGACTAGAAGTTCATGAGAAGCCAAGTCTGAGGAAGAACAGTGAAGATGTACTTCAAGAGGGGATGGTGGTAACTATTGAGCCAGGCATCTACATATCTGGATGGGGAGGAGTCAGGATAGAGAGCCTAGTTCTTGTGGACAACGGACCATCCGTACTTTCTCAAGCACCTATATTCAAAAACAGGTAAAGGAGTATTACTTCTTATGATATCGACTGGCGAACTTAGAAAAGGCAACACACTTGTAATCGATGGCGATCTCGTAAGGGTGTTGGATTTCCAGCATGTAAAGCTTGGAAGAGGATCTGCCTTTGTAAGAGTTCAGCTCAAAAACCTACGCACCGGTGCCATTACGGAGCGCACATTCCAAGCAGGCACCAAGTTTGAAACTGCAAGACTTGAAAGGCGTACCGTCCAATATCTGTACAATGACGGCGAGAACTATACTTTTATGGATACCGAGACCTTTGATCAACCCACTCTGAGCGCTGACCTCTTAGGAGATGCAGTCAAGTATCTGAAAGAGGGTATGAACATTGACCTACTTATGTATGGCGATGAGCCGATAGGAGTGGAGCTTCCCACAACGGTCGAACTGCAGGTCGTGCAAACCGACCCAGGTGTTAGAGGAGACACGGCAGCAGGAGGTAGTAAGCCTGCTAGACTGGAAACTGGACTAGTAGTACAGGTGCCTTTGTTCATCAATGAGGGAGATATCATAAGAGTTGATACTAGAACTGGGGAATATATAGAGCGGGTGGGATAATATGAGTCCGGAACACAAAGAATTCGATCTTTCCAAGCTACTAGATCAAGGACTTAGGGACCTAATAGATTTAGTAAGCCAGGGCAAGGTAACTGAGCTGGAAATAGAGCAAGGAGGTTTCAGGCTAAGGCTAAGAAACGATGTTAATATACCTCATCAAGCACAGCCTATACCTCATGCGCAAGTAGAAACTTACCCAGTTCAGACTCCCCCCCCTCAGCAGGTAACTCAACCTACTCAAGCTCCAGCCACTACGGAACAGACAGAATCGCAACACATAGTGCCCATCACTGCACCTATGGTAGGCACTTTCTATACTTCACCAAGCCCAGATGCGGATCCTTACGTCAAAGTTGGGGATTTCATCCGTCCGGGACAAACGATCGGTATCATTGAGGCGATGAAGATTATGAACGATGTGCCTGCTGAGATAGGCGGACGTGTGGTGGAGATCGTTGCTCAAAACGGACAAGCGGTGGAATATGGCCAACCACTGATGCTGGTAGATACTTCTGCCACACCTGAATAGCTCATAGGAGATGTCAGTTGTACCTGCTGACCGTTAGCGATATAAATTTCTATCTCCAGCAGCTGCTTGAGACTGATCGTCTACTGAGCGATGTTTGGATCCAAGGTGAGATCAGTAACCTAAGCCAGTCGAGTAAAGGACACTTCTACTTTACACTCAAAGACGGGGAATCTCAGCTTTCTTGTGTGTTGTTCAAGCAGGATCTAATACACGTACAGGCTGAGCTTGCTAACGGCCAAGCAGTTATCGCCCATGGCAGAGTGTCTATTTGGAAGCAATCAGGTAAGTTACAGTTCTACGTGGATATAGTACAGCCAGAAGGTACTGGTAGATTGGAGCTTGAGTTCCAGGCTCTCAAAGCAAAGCTCGAGGCCGAAGGGCTTTTTGATGAGAGCAGGAAGAGATCCATTCCCAAGTTCCCATCAGCAATAGGGATAGTTACCAGTAAGCATGGTGCTGTACTACATGACATCCTCAACATACTCAGGCGCAGGTATCCACTAGCAGAGGTAATACTGTCTCACACTCAAGTTCAAGGAGATGGTGCATCCTTACAGATAGCAGCTGCTATTGAGAAGCTACATAAGACTGCAAAAGTAGACGTGATAATCCTGGCAAGAGGTGGTGGATCTAGAGAAGAGCTTTGGGCCTTCAATGAAGAATGCGTGGCTAGGGCTATATATGCCTGCCCAGTACCTGTGATCAGCGCCATAGGGCACGAGACAGACTACACTATAGCCGATTATGTAGCTGATCTAAGAGCCCCAACTCCATCCGCAGCCGCTGAGCTAGTAGTGCCTAACGTCGCGGAGCTGAGGCAATCCCTCGATCACATGCTAAACATAGCTAGCATGAACATGAGACAAAAATTGCGGCAGTGTATGGAGGATGTGCAGCACATGCACTCTCATCTCAAGAGAACAAGCCCTATACATGCTATACATAGGCATAGAGAGAAGCTATCTCTGCTCAATGATAACGCACTTAGCAGGGTAAGACACCTGATAGAACTCAAGAAAAGCAACTTGGAAACTATGGCTCTTAGTTTGAACGCTCTGAACCCTAAGGCTGTACTTGGCAGAGGATATTCTGTAACTACCACGGAGGATGGTAAGGTTCTTAGATCAATCGATGATGTAGGGAATACTAAAGCGATAACAACCAGGCTCGCCGACGGCTTTATAAAATCTATGGTAGATCAAACAGTAAAGCAGGTAGAGAGGTAGGTACTATGAGTACGGATAGGGATACATCCCAACTGAATTTTGAAGAAGCCTACTCTAGATTGGAGGAGCTCATTCACAAATTGGATGCTGGAGGTCTAACACTTGAGGACGCTCTCGCCTGCTATGAGGAAGCGTACGCACTCGTATCTAGGTGCAACTCTATACTCCAACAAGCTGAACTTAGGCTCAGACAGATAGAGGAAGAGGCTGCCGAATACGCAGCTACTGATGACCTGATTTCGAAAACAGAATCTTACTCTGAAGATGAAGAGGATTCTGATCTCAGTTGGAATTATGACTATCGCAGATAGAAGCTGTGAAGGCACTTATGAAAATAGAAAGCCTCACCCTCTATAAAGTCCCACCAAGATGGCTCTTCCTGAAGATCCGCACGGACGAAGGGCTGGAGGGCTGGGGAGAACCAATCGTAGAAGGAAAGGCTGACACTGTTGCAGCAGCCATCAGTGAGATGGCTGATTACATTGTGGGCCAGCCAGCGAACCACATAGAGGATATATGGCAGGCAGTATATAGAGGGGGTTTCTACAGGGGTGGACCAATACTCACCAGCGCGCTCTCCGGAATAGAGCAGGCTTTATGGGATTTAAAGGGCAAGTCTTTGGGTGTACCCATATATGAACTATTGGGTGGCCCTGTGAGAGATCGTATGAAGGTTTACTCCTGGGTTCACGGAGATACTCCCCAACAGCTGGCAGAATCAGTACTATCACGCGTTAATGCAGGCTATCAGGCCATCAAGATGGGTGTTCCAGGACCAAATACCTGGATAGACACTCCCCAAAAGCTGGATCTAATAATAGAGTCCGTCGCCCTAGTCAGGGAGGCAGTAGGTAACGATATAGCTATAGGAGTAGACTTCCACGGAAGAATACACAAAGGTATGGCAAGAAGCCTCGTGAGGGAACTTGAGCCATTCAAGCTTATGTTTATCGAGGAGCCTTTCCCTCCCGGGCACGAGGACTCATTAAGAGACTTGAGAGCTATCACTGGTATTCCAATCGCACTTGGAGAACGCCTGTACACTAGATGGGGTTTCAAGGAAATCATCTCCAAAGGATTGGCTGACGTTATACAGCCGGACTTAAGCCATGCTGGAGGTATCTTGGAAGTTAAGAAGATAGCTGCTATGGCAGAGGCTTATGATATCGCACTTGCTCCCCATTGCCCACTAGGCCCAATAGCTCTTGCTGCATCTCTACAAGTGGATTTTTGTACTCCGAATGCACTCATACAAGAGCAAAGCCTAGAGATACACTACCATAAGGAGTCAGAGCTGCTCTCTTACCTGGCCAATCCTGAGGTATTCAATTTCTCAGATGGATATGTATTACTGCCACTTGACCCTGGACTGGGAATAACAATTGACGAGGAGAAGGTTAGGAACGCTTCTCAAATTGGCCATAACTGGCGCAGTCCAATATGGAGAAACGTGGATGGGTCGATAGCGGAGTGGTGAGGGAACATCCTCACCACTCCTTCGATACTAGTAAGCTCGTGCGAAGTACACTTTTACTTGTGCCTTGTTTCCACATCTAATACAAGTACCAGGATCTTCGGGCTGGGCCAAAGGCACCACTCTGATAGTTGCACGAGTCTCCTCTTTGACCGCAGCCTCACACTCATCACTACCACACCATCCTGCGTAGATGAACCCTCTCTTGTTATCAAGAACCTCCAACATTTGAGCAACACTCTCACACTCAAACGTGTGTTCGTCTCTGAACTGCTTGGCGCGGTCGAACAGAGACTGCTGTATATCAGCTAAGGTTTGCTGCAGCCTTACAACAAGGTCGTTCAGAGGTACCTGAGATTTATCCCTATTGTCTCTACGCACAAGCACAACAGCGCTATTGGCAACATCTCTTGGACCAACCTCAAGCCTTACTGGCACCCCCTTGAGCTCCCATTCATTAAATTTCCAACCAGGAGTCTTCTCCTCACTCAGATCTATGTGCAGTCGGAAAGAATCTCCTAGAACTTCCTTTATCCTATCTATGTGCTCCAAGACCTTCTGTTTGTCTTCTTCGCTTCTCCATATAGGAACTACTACCACCTGAATTGGGGCAACTTTAGGAGGTATTATCAAACCCGAATCATCACCATGAACCATTATTATTCCACCTATGGTGCGAGTAGAGAGCCCCCAACTAGTGGTATACCCATACTTGCGCTCGCCATCCTTATCTAGAAATGTTATGTCAAAAGCCTTAGCAAAATGATCGGCAAAGTCGTGACTAGTAGCAGACTGGAGCGCCCTACCATCTCCCATAAGTGCCTCTACGGTATAGGTCTCAGCGGCACCCGGGAACCTCTCAGAAGGAGTCTTGCGACCAGGGATAACCGGTATTGCTAGATCTTCCTCAAGGAACGACCTGTAGACCTCAAGCATAAGCAAAGTACGTTCTGTGGCTTCCTCGGCCGAAGCGTGTAGAGTATGACCTTCTTGCCATAGGAACTCAGCTGTACGCAGGAACAGCCTAGTATGTAGCTCCCAGCGCACCACACTATTCCATTGGTTGATCAATATCGGCAGGTCCCTATAGCTCTGCACCCACTTGGAATACATCTGCATTATTATCGCCTCAGAAGTAGGGCGTACCGCTAATCTCTCCTCAAGCTCTTCGTTCCCCCCATGTGTCACCCATGCTACTTGAGGATTAAAGCCTTCAACGTGCTCTGCTTCCTTTCTGAGTAAACTCTCAGGAATAAGCAGAGGGAAGTAGGCATTGACTACCCCTGTCGCCTTGAACCTTGCGTCCAATAATTTCTGTATGTTTTCCCATATAGCGTATCCATAAGGTCTATAGACCATCATTCCCCTGACCGGGCTGTAATCAGCAAGCTGAGCCCCAAGCACAACGTCGTTGTACCATGCAGCAAAATCCTCGCTCCTCTTCGTTATCTTCTGCACATATTCAGAGCTAGTGCTTGACATTATCCACCTCCAGATAAATTTTTCTTAGCAGGTCGTAATAAAAAACCCGCCCTTCGAAGCGCAAGACTTCGAGGACGGGTTCTATAACTTCCCGCGGTACCACCTCGATTGGAGCTTGAAACTCCCACCTCAGTGACCAGCAAACGCTGATCAGCCCTTTAACGGGGGCAGCGTACTGCCTTATCGTCCATAAGACGCTTCGACAGAGGCTCCGGGGTGGGTTCAGCACAGCCTACTGTCCGGTTCTCACCATGTTCCGGATCTCTGTATTTCTCAGCTGGTGCCTACTATTCCCCTTCAGCGCCTTGTCTATATATTAGTTTTCTGACGTAAGGAGATTAGCAGTTTACCAGATCTATAGTCAAATAATCCTACGAAGCCAAAGATAGTCGCCTGGATCTCTTAGCCAAATCTATGAGTTCATCAGCACTTTGCAGGGATCTATCTGTCACAGGCATACCACCAAGCATGGCTGCTAACTCATGTCTGATGCCCTCCCTGTCGAGCTTATCAACTCTTGTCGTTGTTAGGTTGTCCTGAATAACCTTAGTTATCTTGAAGTGTGTATCTGCGTAAGCAGCTACCTGTGCTAAATGGGTTATGGCTATCACCTGGTGATTACTTGCCAGTCCGGTTAGCTTTTCACCAACTATCCTACCACTACGACCACCAATGCCAACATCCACCTCGTCAAATACCAATGTGGGAGTGGTGTCTGCCGCAGACAATACAGTCCTTATCGCCAGCATAATACGAGATATCTCTCCTCCAGACGCAACCTTAGCAATAGGTTTGAGCGGTTCCCCCGGATTAGGCGATACCAACAACTCTATGTCGTCAGCACCAGTTTGATCTATGCCTACCTCTGTCCCATCTATGGAGATTGAATAGTCAGAAGGTTGCTTATAACCAACTTTTATCTCGATCTGGGCATTGGTCATCAGCAGATCGTTTAGCTCTTGCTCTATCTTTCTACCTAAATCCTTGGCAGCTTTTGATCTTATAGAAGATAAATCTTTGGCCTTCTGTGCCAATTGCTGCCGAAGATTCTCAAGCTGGGTTTCCAGCTTCCTTATCTTTTCGTCGCTGTTCTCGATATCAGAAAGCTCAGCCTCAGCATTGTCCCGATACTGGAGTATCTCCTCAATAGTAGCCCCATACTTTCGTTTTAGCTTGTTTATAAGATCCAGGCGTTCTTCAACCACCTCGAGCATGCCGGGATCAAACTCTATGGAATCTCTATATCTACGAATACTAAGCGAGGCTTCTTCAACAGCAACAACCGCCTCAGATATCATGTCCAAATTAGAGGACAAGGAGTTGTCAAGGCGTACCAATTCTTCAAGAAGACTCTGAGCTTGCTGAAGCTGATCTATCGCACTTGTACTAGAGGAGTACAAGGACTGATAGGCATTGTCAGCTAGTTGAGCTAGCTTTTCAGCGTTAGCTAGCAAGTTCCTTCGTTTTAGTAGTTCTTCATCTTCACCAGGCTGTAGATCAGCCGAGCTGATCTCTTCAATCTGATAACGCAGCATATCGGCACGGCGTTCTGCCTCACGTTGACCGGAAACCAGAGCATCCAATTCAGATTGCACTTGCCTGATTTCGTTATACAGCTGGCTCACCTCAGAGCGTAGATCGATAGCGCCTGCGTAGTGATCGAGCATATCCCTTTGGGCGGAAGGTCGCAAGAGAACTAGATGTTCTGATTGACCAGTAATATCCACTAGATTCTCGCCCAGTTGCCTTAGAAGAGTTACGGGAACAAGGGAGCCGTTGATCCTTGCAGACGATCTACCACTCGAGCTAATCTCCCGAGTAATAATGAGCTCCTCTGAGGGATCAAGCCCATTAGACTCCAGAAGTTCACTTACTTCCCTAAGTACACCCCCCTCCAACACGAACATAGCCTGAATAAGGGAGGAAGAGGCTCCAGTACGCACCATATCAGGAGACGCTCGACCACCCAACACAAGGTCAAGAGCATCAATTATTATGCTTTTCCCAGCACCTGTCTCCCCTGTGAAGGCGTTGAAGCCAGGACTAAAGCTGATGTTTATCTCCGAAATGATTGCAAAATCTCTGATATGGAGCTCAGCCAGCACCTAAGAGTTCCCCACAAACTTGGTCTAAGAAATCCTAACAAGTTAAATATTATGTCGCAATAAAAAAGGTCGAGCTACTAAAGCTCGACCTAAAAGAAAAAGGGATCACCGGAGATGATGACTAAGCTAGCCTTCCTCCGGTGATGCCCTTACTACCTGATGTGTCCATGGGCATCACCTCCTTTACCCTAAACGGAAAACCTAAGGTTTTCTTAACTACTGGCAGCATATCAGGGGTTGAGTCCCATGTCAAGCAGATTCGCCAATTAGAATACCCAGAAATCTCTTGCATACCTACGAGCAACAGGTTGAGCAAGTAGTATTACCGCAACAAAAACTAGATAATACAGCACCAGAGACTTAGGTCCAACAATGAGCCTAAGTTCGCTAGCAGCAGATATTTCACTTATGGAGTTTGCTATATATACGATTGCCAGTACGAATTTGCCAGTTAACCACCCAATGGCACTTCCTAAGGACGCCGATAACACTCCTAACACAACCGTTAGGACGGTAAGTATCATTTCCAGAGGAATAAGAGGTGCTACCAAGACATTCGCCAGTATAGCCAAGTGTGAGACCTTACCGAAATAGAAGATCAGTAATGGCATAGTGCTAGCCTGAGCTACAAAGGAGATGCTAACTGTTTCCCGAAGTAATTCTGGAAGACGAGCCATGGCCCTGGCCACCGATGGGTACAACCATATTATGCCAGCCGTAGCCAACACTGAGAGCTGCATGCCTATATCGTAGATCGAGAAAGGTTGCAGGGCAGAGATAAGCAAAAGAGCAAAGCACAAGGACCTCCCGGAATCATTCTGACGGCCGATCCACCTACCCCAAAGGGATGTGACAGCCATCACGGAGGCTCTAACCACCGGGGAGGACATGCCCGATAAACCCATATATATTGGGACAAGAATAAATGCAAGGCACATCGAGCCTCTTATGCCTATTAAGGGCCGAAGGAAAGCTATAACTATCAACACCAATATGGTTACATTGAAACCAGAAGCAACCAGTATGTGTGAAAGCCCAGACTCACGAAAGTCCCTTTCAATATCTTCGGGAACGTTGCCGGCATTACCTAAAATCATGCTCTCAGCTA includes these proteins:
- a CDS encoding ComEC/Rec2 family competence protein → MIYVFVFAWLLGLVFGTFFKLDYLPISLCLAMLMAFVWRTRNKVYFCLAVTMLASLLGVLRSEIYYSRADWANNDTPFSEYSGKVLDKVSNSALVSLSSPHSGTWLLVGSITNLTPGDHLYISGSSVPFYQLDGFLFRYSLSKGAHGVIFAKSIKVVSRDKGNLQSVMAKVRNNTSSLIRSYVGYPYSSVAESMILGNAGNVPEDIERDFRESGLSHILVASGFNVTILVLIVIAFLRPLIGIRGSMCLAFILVPIYMGLSGMSSPVVRASVMAVTSLWGRWIGRQNDSGRSLCFALLLISALQPFSIYDIGMQLSVLATAGIIWLYPSVARAMARLPELLRETVSISFVAQASTMPLLIFYFGKVSHLAILANVLVAPLIPLEMILTVLTVVLGVLSASLGSAIGWLTGKFVLAIVYIANSISEISAASELRLIVGPKSLVLYYLVFVAVILLAQPVARRYARDFWVF
- the recN gene encoding DNA repair protein RecN — encoded protein: MLAELHIRDFAIISEINISFSPGFNAFTGETGAGKSIIIDALDLVLGGRASPDMVRTGASSSLIQAMFVLEGGVLREVSELLESNGLDPSEELIITREISSSGRSSARINGSLVPVTLLRQLGENLVDITGQSEHLVLLRPSAQRDMLDHYAGAIDLRSEVSQLYNEIRQVQSELDALVSGQREAERRADMLRYQIEEISSADLQPGEDEELLKRRNLLANAEKLAQLADNAYQSLYSSSTSAIDQLQQAQSLLEELVRLDNSLSSNLDMISEAVVAVEEASLSIRRYRDSIEFDPGMLEVVEERLDLINKLKRKYGATIEEILQYRDNAEAELSDIENSDEKIRKLETQLENLRQQLAQKAKDLSSIRSKAAKDLGRKIEQELNDLLMTNAQIEIKVGYKQPSDYSISIDGTEVGIDQTGADDIELLVSPNPGEPLKPIAKVASGGEISRIMLAIRTVLSAADTTPTLVFDEVDVGIGGRSGRIVGEKLTGLASNHQVIAITHLAQVAAYADTHFKITKVIQDNLTTTRVDKLDREGIRHELAAMLGGMPVTDRSLQSADELIDLAKRSRRLSLAS
- the proS gene encoding proline--tRNA ligase, whose product is MSSTSSEYVQKITKRSEDFAAWYNDVVLGAQLADYSPVRGMMVYRPYGYAIWENIQKLLDARFKATGVVNAYFPLLIPESLLRKEAEHVEGFNPQVAWVTHGGNEELEERLAVRPTSEAIIMQMYSKWVQSYRDLPILINQWNSVVRWELHTRLFLRTAEFLWQEGHTLHASAEEATERTLLMLEVYRSFLEEDLAIPVIPGRKTPSERFPGAAETYTVEALMGDGRALQSATSHDFADHFAKAFDITFLDKDGERKYGYTTSWGLSTRTIGGIIMVHGDDSGLIIPPKVAPIQVVVVPIWRSEEDKQKVLEHIDRIKEVLGDSFRLHIDLSEEKTPGWKFNEWELKGVPVRLEVGPRDVANSAVVLVRRDNRDKSQVPLNDLVVRLQQTLADIQQSLFDRAKQFRDEHTFECESVAQMLEVLDNKRGFIYAGWCGSDECEAAVKEETRATIRVVPLAQPEDPGTCIRCGNKAQVKVYFARAY
- the dgoD gene encoding galactonate dehydratase, encoding MKIESLTLYKVPPRWLFLKIRTDEGLEGWGEPIVEGKADTVAAAISEMADYIVGQPANHIEDIWQAVYRGGFYRGGPILTSALSGIEQALWDLKGKSLGVPIYELLGGPVRDRMKVYSWVHGDTPQQLAESVLSRVNAGYQAIKMGVPGPNTWIDTPQKLDLIIESVALVREAVGNDIAIGVDFHGRIHKGMARSLVRELEPFKLMFIEEPFPPGHEDSLRDLRAITGIPIALGERLYTRWGFKEIISKGLADVIQPDLSHAGGILEVKKIAAMAEAYDIALAPHCPLGPIALAASLQVDFCTPNALIQEQSLEIHYHKESELLSYLANPEVFNFSDGYVLLPLDPGLGITIDEEKVRNASQIGHNWRSPIWRNVDGSIAEW